In one window of Nicotiana tabacum cultivar K326 chromosome 12, ASM71507v2, whole genome shotgun sequence DNA:
- the LOC107810650 gene encoding uncharacterized protein LOC107810650 yields MGKKKFIDKKKAATFQLFARDSSDPVYESGPSAATDRVFVRVDNNNYSIESFDADEHNGDDPNSIFADAPEDEEESNGWAGYSGTRTQLPDDIRKEIIELGFPDDGYNYLTHLREIKNTGGGSAYYENPKAKLNELPHDVKAYDASKVEVAKVNDDYNEKSVYNVAAKTIGVRVQKALDPEVAALLDDSDLSHFGSDVEDLELEEDFMIKANLHDGAVNVELDDNLSLPEKSNLDKVGRNDTSGHVQRNEAKFATFEEKPRARRLLDEQFDLLELQEYGSNTEDEYDDDMIEENECQESLAEKLNHAFKECAIDGMERNNNGPDDGELLEPAADVISRCKEYAEKYENEGPEEEAAVLDESSSESEVWDCETIVSTYSNLDNHPGKIVAPGARRKKLLLVISEASPIISLKGKEKLPVDYLPSKGKHAVQKEDKKKQGLEKEEKDNSKSEQLKRKQHGEESKEEKKERKAAVKEERREARRMKKEMKGLYKCEAQRAQKVAAFTGPSAIHLM; encoded by the exons ATGGGGAAGAAAAAGTTCATCGACAAGAAGAAAGCAGCTACATTCCAGTTATTCGCCCGCGATTCCTCGGATCCGGTATACGAATCCGGACCCTCCGCCGCCACCGACAGAGTATTCGTCAGAGTTGACAACAATAACTACTCAATCGAAAGCTTTGACGCCGATGAACACAACGGCGATGACCCGAACTCAATCTTCGCGGATGCTCCGGAAGATGAAGAGGAGAGCAATGGTTGGGCCGGGTATTCGGGTACCCGAACTCAATTACCGGATGATATTAGAAAGGAGATAATTGAACTTGGGTTTCCTGACGATGGGTATAATTATTTAACTCACTTGAGGGAGATTAAGAATACTGGTGGCGGCTCTGCTTATTATGAGAATCCTAAAGCTAAGCTTAATGAGCTTCCACATGATGTTAAG GCATATGATGCTTCAAAAGTCGAGGTTGCAAAAGTGAATGATGATTACAACGAGAAATCTGTGTACAATGTGGCAGCCAAGACAATAGGTGTAAGAGTTCAGAAGGCATTGGATCCTGAAGTTGCTGCCTTGCTCGATGACAGTGATTTGTCACATTTTGGGTCTGATGTGGAGGATTTAGAATTAGAGGAAGATTTTATGATTAAGGCAAACCTACACGATGGGGCAGTTAATGTGGAACTTGATGACAATTTAAGCTTGCCAGAGAAATCGAACCTTGACAAAGTAGGACGCAATGATACATCTGGGCATGTACAGAGAAATGAGGCCAAATTTGCAACTTTTGAAGAGAAGCCAAGAGCACGCCGCCTTCTGGATGAACAGTTTGATCTG CTTGAACTTCAAGAGTATGGCTCCAATACCGAAGATGAATATGATGATGATATGATTGAGGAAAATGAGTGTCAAGAGTCCCTTGCAGAAAAGCTTAATCATGCATTTAAGGAGTGTGCCATTGATGGCATGGAACGGAATAATAATGGACCAGATGATGGGGAGTTGCTTGAACCTGCAGCTGATGTCATAAGCCGGTGCAAAGAATATGCTGAAAAGTATGAAAATGAAGGTCCAGAGGAAGAGGCGGCTGTTTTAGATGAAAGCAGCAGTGAGTCAGAAGTatgggattgtgaaactatagTGTCAACGTATTCAAATCTTGATAACCACCCTGGAAAAATTGTAGCTCCTGGAGCGAGGAGAAAAAAGTTGCTCCTTGTTATTTCTGAAGCCTCGCCTATAATATccctaaaaggaaaagagaagctTCCGGTTGACTATTTGCCAAGCAAGGGTAAGCATGCCGTGCAAAAGGAGGATAAGAAAAAGCAAGGTTTAGAAAAGGAGGAAAAGGATAACTCAAAGTCAGAACAactcaaaagaaagcaacatGGTGAAGAGTCAAAGgaggagaagaaagaaagaaag GCTGCTGTGAAGGAAGAACGGCGTGAGGCTCGTCGTATGAAAAAAGAAATGAAGGGGCTGTATAAGTGTGAAGCACAGCGTGCTCAGAAGGTTGCTGCTTTTACTGGTCCATCTGCCATACATCTCAT GTGA